The Mycolicibacterium flavescens genomic interval CCCAGGGCCGTGTGGCGCGCCGGATTTTGCGAGCAAATTACCACTGATTCGACGGTCGGAAATGGCTACGACCGGGCATCGATGGGCGGATCGCGGCACCCGTAGGCTGCGGTCATGGCACCGGCCCGCACGCCGCGACTGTCGGTCGACGACTGGATTCAGGCCGGATACGAGATTCTCGCCGAGCAGGGCATCAAGGCGCTCAAGCTGGATGCGCTGTGCGAGCGTGTCGGCGCGACCAAGGGCAGCTTTTACTGGCACTTCCCCGATATGGCCGGCTATCGATCCACGCTGGTTCGGGCGTGGGGCGAGGTGCGCGACGACGACCGGCGCCATTTCGCGGCGCTGAGCGACCTGCCGCCGCGCGAGCGGCTCTCGCAGATGATGAGTGCGCTGGTGGATGCCCGGCATCGGACGCTGGAACGGGCGATGCGGGAGTGGGCGCGAACCGACGAAGAGGTCGCCGCGGGGGTGCGGGCGTCGGATCGGCGGGTTCTCGAGGCCGTGCGCGAGGCGTTCGTCGACGACGGCTTCGACCCCGATGAGGCCGATCTGCGCGCGAACGCCACCTTCGCGGCGGGGATCGGTTTCTTGCATCTGTCCGGCGCGAGAACCAGCAGCAAGGCTGCGGCGCGGCGGGAACGGTTCCTCGACATCATGCTCACGCGGTAGTTCGCGCGCACGCTCGGTGCACGACGAGCGTGCGCATGACGTCGGTATTCGGCGGCGTGTCGGGTGCAGACATGCCCGCTCGGCCGGTCGAGGGCGGGGGCCTGCGTTCCATACAAAAAAGTATGGTAACGTTCGGACCATGACGGCCGCTCCGGCTCTCCCCCTTGTCGACGCCGGGTTCGTCGGTCGGCTCGCCGAGCGGGCACCGGAGGCCGAGCGGCTGCGCCAGTTGCCGGTCGCGACGGTCGATGAACTGACCGCATCGGGGCTCACCGACCTGCTGGTGCCCGCGCGATACGGGGGCATGCAGGCGCCGCTGCCGGCGATCCTCGATCCGGTCCGACGAATGGCACACGGCTGCGCGTCGAGCGCGTGGACCATCGGCTTCTATGTCCTGCACAACTGGATTTTGGCGTTGTTCGACGAGCGGGCCCAGGAAGAGGCCTTCGCGGACCGACCGCTTCTCGCCCCAGCTCCCCTGGCGCCGACCGGTCGAGGGCTGCCCACCGACGGCGGGATCCGACTGAGCGGCCGCTGGTCGTGGGCCACTGGCGTGATGCACGGCAACTGGATCATGGTCGGTGCGCTGTGTGGCCCCGACGACGCGATCTTCCCGGCGCTCGCGCTGCTGCCCATCGAAGACGTCGCGATCGAGGACGTGTGGCACACCGACGGCATGCGCGCCACCGGCTCCAACGACGTCGTGATCATCGACGCGTTCGTCCCGGAACACCGATTGGTCCGCGTCGTCGACATCTACACCGGTACCGCGCCCGGCGCGGCGCTGCACGATGCCGACACCTACCGCTGGCCGATGGTGCCCGCCTTGGCGCTGTTGGCGGCGATGCCGGCGCTGGGCGGCGCCGAACGTGTCGCCGAGATCTACGCCGAGCGGTTGTCGGAACGGGTGCTGGCGTATGAGGGCGTCATGCAGAAAGACAAGCCGATCGCGCAGGCCCGCCTCGGAGAGGCCGAGGTGCGTCTGCGGGCGCTGCGCGGCCTTCTGGCCGACACCATCGCAGAGATCGAGGCCATCGTCGCGACCGGCGATCCGGTACCGAGACCGGTGCGCGGGGCGGCCCGGATGGCCGCGGCGCACATCGTCCACGAGTCGCGACACGTGATCGGGCTGTTGCTCGAGGCGTCGGGTGCCAGCGCGCATTTCGTCGACAACCCGCTGCAACGGATCAAGCGCGACGTCGACGTGGTGGCCGGGCACGTGGTCTTCGACTACGACACGAGCCGAGAGCTCGCAGGAGCCCTGAGATTGGGAATGAAAGTGTCACGAACCGCGATGGTGTGATCGGAGGGGAACCCATGGCCGAGGACTTGCGCGACCAAGTCACCAAGATGTTCCAGAAGAACGTCATGAACCCGATGATGCGGCTCCTGCCGTTCCAGACGTTGCTGGAGACGACGGGTCGCAAGAGCGGCCAACCTCGTCGCACTCCGCTGGGTGGGCGGCGGGTGGGCAATGAGTTCTGGTTCGTCTCCGAGTTTGGCGAGAAGTCGCAATACGTCAAGAACATTCAGGCCGATCCCGCCGTGCGGGTTCGCTTGAACGGCAAGTGGCACAAGGGAACCGCACACATCGTGGCCGACGATGACGCGCGTGAGCGGTTGCGCTCGCTGCCGCAGTTCAACAGCTTCGGCGTGCGGACCTTCGGCACCAACCTGCTCACCATCCGCGTCGATCTCGAGGATTGACTGGCGGCGTAAGTAAAACTAAAGTCAGTTTTAGTTCTTGGTCGCGGGTGTCCCCCGCGCCCCGCCGTCATCGTCGATGGAGCCAATCATGGAATCGTTTGTCCACCTGCGCAAAGGCCGCACTCCCAAGCGCTTGCACGCCGACCTCGACGGCCTCAAGGACGACGAACTCGGCCGTGGCGGATTCGTCGGCCGCACCGCCAACATCTACCGCCGCCACGACCCCACCGCATACCGGGCGTCGGGACCGCTGCGTCCGGTCGATGTGATGACCAGCGAGCTCAAGCCCAGCGACGCCACCGACGCCGCGGGCACGCCGCTGCTGTTGTTCAGCAACCCCGACTGCCGCATCTCGTTGAGCCGGCGCAGCGAGGAGATGCCGTTCTACGTGCGGCACGTCGACGGGGACCTGTTGTCGTTCGTGCACCGGGGTTCTGGTCGGCTCGAGACGGAGTTCGGACCGCTGCGCTACCGAGAGGGCGACTGGGTCTACGTGCCGAAGGCGACGACGTGGCGCCAGGTTCCCGACGAGGAAACGACGTTGCTGATGATCGAGGCCACCGCCGAGTTCCGCGTCCCACCGCCCGGGCCGCTCGGCAGGCACTTCCCGTTCGACCCGTCACAGACGACGGTGCCCGAACCCCAGCCGCTCGACGACGGCCACGGCCCACAGGTCGACGGAGAATACGAAGTCCGCCTCGTCCACGAGGGTGGGCCGACATCGCTGTTCTACCAACACAATCCGATCGACGTCGAAGGATGGCGCGGCGACAACTTCCCGTTCACCTTCAACATCGCCGATTACAACGTGATCGCCAGCGAGAGCGTGCACCTGCCGCCGACCGTGCATTTGTTCATGGAGGCGACGGGTGTGGCGGTGATGAACTTCCTGCCCCGGCCCGCCGAGAGCGTCCCCGGCACCGAGCGTCCGCCGTGGTACCACCGCAACGTCGACTTCGACGAGGTCTCCTTCTTCCACGGCGGCGACCTGTTCGGTATCCCGATGCCGCCCGGGTTGGTCAGCCACGCCCCGCAGGGTGTACACCACGGCGCACCGGAGAAGGCCCGCGAGCGTGCGCGGCGCAAGTTCGACGAACAGGACCGCGTCGGTTGGTACGTCATCTCCGTCGACACGACCCGGCGGCTGACACCCTCGGCAGAGGTGCTCGCCAACGATCTGGGCCAGCACGCATGACCCGGACGACCGAAGCGCCGGTGTGCTACGAATACGACCGCATCCCCTATCTCGTTGCCTACCAGAACACTTCGGGTGTGCGCGACGTGTACGGCGGGGTGGCCGAATTGGTGGTGCTCGAAAGCCACCTGCTGCGCCCGAAGGACAAACCCTCCGATACCGTGCTGGTGTTCATGCATCCGATCGGCGGCGGCGCGTACCTGCCGATGATGAACGGGCTCGCACGGGCGGGACACCATGTCATCTACTGCAACAGTCGATTTCGCGGCACCGACTCCGCGCTGCTGATGGAGAAGGTCGTCGAGGACCTCGGCGAATGCATCAAGGACGCCAAGAACCGCTTGGGCTATTCGAAGGTGGTGCTGGCCGGATGGAGCGGCGGTGGCTCACTGTCGGCGTTCTACCAGCAGCAGGCCCAGCACCCCACGATCACCGCCAGCCCGTCGGGTGACGGGCCGGATCTGACCAAGCTCGACCTCATACCCGCCGACGGGTTGATGCTGCTGGCCGCCCACATCAGCCGCCACGGCACCCTGACCGAGTGGCTCGACGCGTCGATCCTCGACGAGTCCGATCCCACCAAGCGCGATCCGGAACTGGATCTGTACAACCCGGACAATCCGAACCAGCCGCCCTACTCGCAGGAGTTCCTCGACCGCTACCGCAAGGCGCAGATCGACCGCAACCGACGAATCACCAAGTGGGTCAAGGGAAAACTGGACGAGCTGAAGGCCGCGGGGCGGCCCGAGGACGAGTTCGCGTTCGTCGTGCACGGCACGATGGCCGACCCCCGCTGGCTCGACCCCGCCGTCGACCCGAACGAACGCACCCCCGGGACCTGCTACCTGGGTGACCCTCAGGTGGTGAACAACAGCCCGGTCGGGCTGGCCCGGTTCTGCACACTGCGCAGCTGGCTGTCGCAGTGGAGCTACGACGACGCCAACGGCGACGCCGTGGCGTGCGGCCCGGACATCGCGGTGCCGACCCTGGTTATCGGCAACCTCGCCGACAACGCATGCACACCGAGCCACACGCGCAGGCTGTACGAGGCGATCGGGCGTCATGACAAGGAGATGCACGAGATTCCGGGCGCAAACCACTATTACGCCGGCCCCGACCAGCGCGACAAACTGCGCGAAGCCGTCGGCGTCGTCACCGACTGGCTGCACAGGCACGGCTTCTCGCTATGAGCGTGACGGGTCCGCTGGACGGCATCCGCGTCATCGAGGTCGGCACGCTGATCTCGGGGCCGTTCGCCGGACGCCTGCTCGGCGACATGGGCGCCGAAGTGATCAAGATCGAGCCGCCGGGCGCCCCGGATCCGCTGCGCACGTGGGGCCAGGCCGAGCTCGACGGGCATCACTTCTTCTGGACCGTGCACGCGCGCAACAAGAAAGCCGTCACGCTGAACCTGCGGACCGAAGCTGGCCGCGCCCTGTTCCTCGACCTCGTCGAGCACTCCGACATCATCGTCGAGAACTTCCGGCCGGGCACGCTGGAGAAGTGGAGCCTGGGCTACGACGTGCTGCGCGAACGCAATCGGGGCATCATCCTGGTCCGCGTGTCCGGTTACGGGCAGACCGGACCCGAGGCGCACAAGGCCGGATATGCCTCGGTCGCCGAGGCGGCCAGTGGCCTGCGGCATATGAACGGCTTTCCCGGCGGCCCGCCGCCTCGGCTGGCGCTGTCGCTGGGCGACAGCCTCGCGGGCATGTTCGCCGCGCAGGGCGCATTGGCGGCGCTGTACCGCCGCTCGGTGACCGGCGACGGCCAGGTCGTCGACGCGGCGCTCACCGAGGCGTGCCTGGCGGTCCAGGAATCCACCATCCCCGACTACGACGTCGGCGGTGTGGTGCGCGGCCCGTCGGGGACGCGACTGGAGGGCATCGCCCCGTCGAACATCTACCGCAGCGCCGACGGCAGCTGGGTGGTGATCGCGGCCAACCAGGACACCGTCTTTCGCCGGCTGTGTGAGGCGATGGGTCGTCCCGACCTTGCCACCGACGACCGGTTCGAAAATCACCTTGCGCGCGGCCGTAACCAGGACGAACTGGACAAGATCATCGGTGACTGGGCCGCCGAACGCCAACCCGATGAGATCATCGAAACCCTCAGTGCCGCAGGCGTGATCGCCGGGCCGATCAACACCGTCGCCGAAGTCGTCGAAGATCCGCAGCTTCGGGCCCGAGACATGTTGGTCGAGCACTGGGACGAGCGGGTCGGACGGTCCGTCCTGGGTCCCGGCGTCGTGCCGGTGCTCTCGGAGACGCCCGGGACCGTGCGCTACGCCGGGCCCGCCGCACCCGGTCAACACAACGACGAGGTCTACTGCGGCCTGCTCGGCAGGAGCTCCGCCGAACTCGACGCGCTGAGGGCGGAAGGAGTGCTGTGAACCAGGAACACGTGCAGATACGGGATGTTTCGCTGCGTGACGGACTGCAGATCGAGGACCCGATTCCGTTGTCGGCCAAGCTCGAACTGTTGGCCGCCGTTGCCGCCACCGGGGTCCGCGAGATGGAGGCGACGGCGTTCGTCTCGCCGTCGAAGGTGCCCGCCCTGGCCGACGCCGCCGACCTCGCCACGCATCTGCAGGAGTACCGCGACTCACACGGCATCGAGTTCTCCGCGCTGGTGGCCAGCCCGAACGGGGCCAAACGCGCGATCGCGGCGGGGTTGTCGTCGATCGAGTACGTGGTCTCGGCCGCCGACGGTCACAGCCAGGCCAATGTGGGCCGCACCTCCGCAGAGGCGACGGCGTTGATTCCGGAGATCATCTCGATCGCGCACGACAGCGGGGCCAGCGTCGAGGTCATCGTCGCCACCACGTGGGACTGCCCGTTCGACGGCCCGACGCCCCATCAGCGCGTCGTCGATGTGATGACGACCGCGTTGTCGAGCGAGGTCGACCGGTTGGCGATCGCCGATACCATCGGCACCGCCACCCCCCGGCGGGTGACCGAGACGATCGAGGCGTTGCGTCCGCTGGTCGGTGAGATCCCGCTGGGCGCCCACTTCCACAACACCCGCGGCGCCGGGTTGGCCAGCGCTTATGCGGCGGTCACGGCAGGCATCACCCGGCTGGACGCATCGGTGGGCGGGCTGGGCGGCTGCCCGTTCGCGCCCGGTGCGAGCGGCAACATCGCCACCGAGGACCTGGTATACCTGTTGCGCGACAGCGGGATCGGGGTCGACGTGGACCTGGACGCCGCGATCGAGGCGGCCGGTGTGGCGCAGCGCCTGGTCGGCCACGATCTTCCGAGTTCGCTGTTGCGCGCCGGCGACCGAATCCTGAACTGAGCAACCGTGCCCACCGGACCGTCGCCGACACTGAGCGCCAAGGGCCGCCAGACCCGCGAGGCCATCGAGAAGGCCGCGCGGAAACTGTTCGCAGAACGCGGTTTCCACGGTACGACGCTCGGCGACATCACCTCGGCGGCCGGTAAGTCACCCGCTTCGTTCTACCGCTACTTCGCGGACAAGGAAGACCTGTTGGCGGTGCTCGCACAGTCGTTCCTGCGCGAGGTGGTAGCACCGTCCGGCGGAGCACTCGACCTACCCGAATCGCCGGATGACGACGCGTTCTTCCGCACCGTGGTCACCGGCTACTGGAACATGTTCAAACAGAACATCGGGATCATGATCGCCGTCGCGCAGCTGGCCACGACCCAACCGCGGTTCGGCGCCGTGCAGAACGAGTTTCGCCGGTTGGGGATGGATGTGGTGGCCGCGTCGGTGCGGCGCGCACAGGAGCAGGGCTACGGTGCCGAGCTCAACCCCGAGCACACCGCGGCGGCCATCGCGCTGCTGTTCGAGAACTTCACCACCGTCTTCGTCGGAACGTCGGGCCTCGGCATCGAGCTGACCGACGAGGATGCGATCGCGACGCTGTCGAGGATCTGGAAGAAGACGCTGTACGGTTTCTGAACCCCGGAAAGGAAATCACCGTGGATTTCGCCCTGCCCGACCATCTGCCTTCACTCCTCGCCGAGATGGACGCCTTCATCGAGACGGAGATCAAACCGCTGGAACGCGAGAACATCCAGTACTTCGACAAGCGTCGCGAACATGCCCGTACGGATTGGGACAACGACGGGATCCCCCGCCGGGAATGGGAGGACCTGCTCGACGAGATGCGCAGGCGCGCGGACGCGGCGGGCTGGCTGCGCTATGGGCTGCCGTCTCGGTTCGGTGGCCGCGACGGCAGCAACATCGACATGGCCGTCATCCGCGAACATCTGGCGCACAAGGGTCTCGGGCTGCACAACGACCTGCAGAACGAGTCGTCGATCGTCGGCAACTTCCCGCAGGTCATCATGATGGACCGGTTCGGCACCGACGCGCAGAAGGCCGAGTGGACCGAGGCGTTGATCACCGGAAAACGGTCGATGGCCTTCGGCCTCACCGAACCCGCACACGGTTCGGACGCCACCTGGATGGAAACCACCGCGGTGCGCGACGGTGATGAGTGGGTCATCAACGGCGCCAAACGATTCAACACCGGCGTGCACCGCGCCACCCACGATCTGGTGTTCGCCCGCACCTCCGGCGAAGCCGGCCAGGCCCGCGGCATCACCGCATTCCTCGTGCCCACCGACGCCCCCGGATTCACCGTGCCGTACTACTGGTGGTCGTTCAACATGCCGACCGACCACGGCGAGGTCGAGCTGAAGGACGTCCGGGTGCCCGCCGACGCGGTGCTCGGTGAGATCGACCGCGGGCTGGAGGTGGGTCAGACCTTCCTGCACGAGAACAGGATTCGCCAGGCCGCCAGCAGCCTCGGCGCCGCGCAGTACTGCATCGACCGCGCCGTGCAATACGCGAACGACCGCAAGGTCTTCGGCAAACCGCTGGCGGTGAACCAGGCCGTGCAGTGGCCGCTGGTGGAGTTGCAGACCGAGGCCCAGATGGTGCGTTTGCTGGTGTATTACGCGGCAACGGAGTTGGACCGCAACCACCACATGGAGGTTTCGGACAAGGTGTCGATGGCCAACTACCGCGCCAACCGGCTGGTCTGCGAAGCCGCCGACCGCGCGATGCAGGTGTTCGGCGGCGTCGGCTACAGCAGACACGAACCGTTCGAACACATCTACCGGCATCACCGGCGCTACCGGATCACCGAGGGAGCCGAGGAGATTCAGATCCGGCGGGTGGCACAGCGGCTGTTCGGGTTCGGCAAGCGTTGAACCGCTTACTCGCCGAAGGCCTCACCGGCGTCCTCGGGCCGGTGCTCGGCGAGGCCGTGACCGTCGAGAATCTGCACGCGCTGACCGGCGGCGCGAGCCGCACGACGTGGGCGTTCGATGCGGTCACCGATACGCGTCGCGCCCTGATCCTGCGTACGGGCCCGCCCGACGACGTCCACGCGAGCATGGAATTGGAAGCCGCCGTTCAGCAGCGGGCGGCCGCCGCGGGGGCGCCGGTGCCCCACATTCTCGCCGCCGACAACTCCCCTGCCGCTCTGGGCAATCCGTACCTGATCTGCGACGCCATCGGTGGCGAGACCATCGTGCGCAGAATCTATCGCTCACTCGACGACTCCGGCCGCCAACGGTTGCTGCATCAGTGCGCCGAGGCGCTGGCCGCCATTCACCGTGCGGACTATCAGGGCATCGACGTGCCTCCCTCGGACCAGCTGTCTGAGTGGCGGGCCCGGCTCGACGAAATGGGCGACACCACAGCGACGTTCGAGTGGGCCTTCCGTTGGCTTGAGGCCAACCGGCCGGCTCCGTCCCCGCACGTGCTGGTGCACGGCGACTTCCGGATGGGCAACCTGATCGTCGACGACAACGGGCTGGCCGCGGTGCTGGACTGGGAGCTCGTGCACGTCGGCGAGATCTACGAAGACCTGGCCTGGTTCTGTATCCGGGCATGGCGTTTCGGCGCGCCGGAGCATCACGGTGCCGGCGGGTTGGGCAGCGTCGAGGACTTTTTGGCCGCCTATGAGTCCGCCGCGAACACGACGCTCGACCGGGAGGCGTTCCGGTGGTGGTTGACCGTTGCCACGCTGCGGTGGGGCGTCATCTGCCGGTACCAGGCCGAACGCCATCTGTCGGGGCAGACCGAGTCGGTCGAGCTGGCCGCGATCGGACGGCGCGTCAGCGAAACCGAATGGGACGTTTTGGATCTGCTCGAAGGAGGAGGACCGCGATGACCTGGCTGTACGGCCGCCCGACGGCGGCTGAACTGGTCGCCGCCGTCGCCGGCTTCCTCGAGAACGACGTCCGCAACATCACCGGCCCCGACAGCGGGGTGGCCGATGCCGGCCAGGTCAACTTCCACGCCCGCGTCGCGGCCAATGT includes:
- a CDS encoding acyl-CoA dehydrogenase — translated: MDFALPDHLPSLLAEMDAFIETEIKPLERENIQYFDKRREHARTDWDNDGIPRREWEDLLDEMRRRADAAGWLRYGLPSRFGGRDGSNIDMAVIREHLAHKGLGLHNDLQNESSIVGNFPQVIMMDRFGTDAQKAEWTEALITGKRSMAFGLTEPAHGSDATWMETTAVRDGDEWVINGAKRFNTGVHRATHDLVFARTSGEAGQARGITAFLVPTDAPGFTVPYYWWSFNMPTDHGEVELKDVRVPADAVLGEIDRGLEVGQTFLHENRIRQAASSLGAAQYCIDRAVQYANDRKVFGKPLAVNQAVQWPLVELQTEAQMVRLLVYYAATELDRNHHMEVSDKVSMANYRANRLVCEAADRAMQVFGGVGYSRHEPFEHIYRHHRRYRITEGAEEIQIRRVAQRLFGFGKR
- a CDS encoding transcriptional regulator; amino-acid sequence: MAPARTPRLSVDDWIQAGYEILAEQGIKALKLDALCERVGATKGSFYWHFPDMAGYRSTLVRAWGEVRDDDRRHFAALSDLPPRERLSQMMSALVDARHRTLERAMREWARTDEEVAAGVRASDRRVLEAVREAFVDDGFDPDEADLRANATFAAGIGFLHLSGARTSSKAAARRERFLDIMLTR
- the caiB_2 gene encoding putative acyl-CoA transferase/carnitine dehydratase codes for the protein MSVTGPLDGIRVIEVGTLISGPFAGRLLGDMGAEVIKIEPPGAPDPLRTWGQAELDGHHFFWTVHARNKKAVTLNLRTEAGRALFLDLVEHSDIIVENFRPGTLEKWSLGYDVLRERNRGIILVRVSGYGQTGPEAHKAGYASVAEAASGLRHMNGFPGGPPPRLALSLGDSLAGMFAAQGALAALYRRSVTGDGQVVDAALTEACLAVQESTIPDYDVGGVVRGPSGTRLEGIAPSNIYRSADGSWVVIAANQDTVFRRLCEAMGRPDLATDDRFENHLARGRNQDELDKIIGDWAAERQPDEIIETLSAAGVIAGPINTVAEVVEDPQLRARDMLVEHWDERVGRSVLGPGVVPVLSETPGTVRYAGPAAPGQHNDEVYCGLLGRSSAELDALRAEGVL
- the bm3R1_1 gene encoding transcriptional regulator, which codes for MPTGPSPTLSAKGRQTREAIEKAARKLFAERGFHGTTLGDITSAAGKSPASFYRYFADKEDLLAVLAQSFLREVVAPSGGALDLPESPDDDAFFRTVVTGYWNMFKQNIGIMIAVAQLATTQPRFGAVQNEFRRLGMDVVAASVRRAQEQGYGAELNPEHTAAAIALLFENFTTVFVGTSGLGIELTDEDAIATLSRIWKKTLYGF
- a CDS encoding alpha/beta hydrolase fold protein; translated protein: MTRTTEAPVCYEYDRIPYLVAYQNTSGVRDVYGGVAELVVLESHLLRPKDKPSDTVLVFMHPIGGGAYLPMMNGLARAGHHVIYCNSRFRGTDSALLMEKVVEDLGECIKDAKNRLGYSKVVLAGWSGGGSLSAFYQQQAQHPTITASPSGDGPDLTKLDLIPADGLMLLAAHISRHGTLTEWLDASILDESDPTKRDPELDLYNPDNPNQPPYSQEFLDRYRKAQIDRNRRITKWVKGKLDELKAAGRPEDEFAFVVHGTMADPRWLDPAVDPNERTPGTCYLGDPQVVNNSPVGLARFCTLRSWLSQWSYDDANGDAVACGPDIAVPTLVIGNLADNACTPSHTRRLYEAIGRHDKEMHEIPGANHYYAGPDQRDKLREAVGVVTDWLHRHGFSL
- a CDS encoding aminoglycoside phosphotransferase; this encodes MNRLLAEGLTGVLGPVLGEAVTVENLHALTGGASRTTWAFDAVTDTRRALILRTGPPDDVHASMELEAAVQQRAAAAGAPVPHILAADNSPAALGNPYLICDAIGGETIVRRIYRSLDDSGRQRLLHQCAEALAAIHRADYQGIDVPPSDQLSEWRARLDEMGDTTATFEWAFRWLEANRPAPSPHVLVHGDFRMGNLIVDDNGLAAVLDWELVHVGEIYEDLAWFCIRAWRFGAPEHHGAGGLGSVEDFLAAYESAANTTLDREAFRWWLTVATLRWGVICRYQAERHLSGQTESVELAAIGRRVSETEWDVLDLLEGGGPR
- a CDS encoding homogentisate 1,2-dioxygenase, with product MESFVHLRKGRTPKRLHADLDGLKDDELGRGGFVGRTANIYRRHDPTAYRASGPLRPVDVMTSELKPSDATDAAGTPLLLFSNPDCRISLSRRSEEMPFYVRHVDGDLLSFVHRGSGRLETEFGPLRYREGDWVYVPKATTWRQVPDEETTLLMIEATAEFRVPPPGPLGRHFPFDPSQTTVPEPQPLDDGHGPQVDGEYEVRLVHEGGPTSLFYQHNPIDVEGWRGDNFPFTFNIADYNVIASESVHLPPTVHLFMEATGVAVMNFLPRPAESVPGTERPPWYHRNVDFDEVSFFHGGDLFGIPMPPGLVSHAPQGVHHGAPEKARERARRKFDEQDRVGWYVISVDTTRRLTPSAEVLANDLGQHA
- the yngG gene encoding pyruvate carboxyltransferase: MNQEHVQIRDVSLRDGLQIEDPIPLSAKLELLAAVAATGVREMEATAFVSPSKVPALADAADLATHLQEYRDSHGIEFSALVASPNGAKRAIAAGLSSIEYVVSAADGHSQANVGRTSAEATALIPEIISIAHDSGASVEVIVATTWDCPFDGPTPHQRVVDVMTTALSSEVDRLAIADTIGTATPRRVTETIEALRPLVGEIPLGAHFHNTRGAGLASAYAAVTAGITRLDASVGGLGGCPFAPGASGNIATEDLVYLLRDSGIGVDVDLDAAIEAAGVAQRLVGHDLPSSLLRAGDRILN
- the hsaA_4 gene encoding acyl-CoA dehydrogenase — its product is MTAAPALPLVDAGFVGRLAERAPEAERLRQLPVATVDELTASGLTDLLVPARYGGMQAPLPAILDPVRRMAHGCASSAWTIGFYVLHNWILALFDERAQEEAFADRPLLAPAPLAPTGRGLPTDGGIRLSGRWSWATGVMHGNWIMVGALCGPDDAIFPALALLPIEDVAIEDVWHTDGMRATGSNDVVIIDAFVPEHRLVRVVDIYTGTAPGAALHDADTYRWPMVPALALLAAMPALGGAERVAEIYAERLSERVLAYEGVMQKDKPIAQARLGEAEVRLRALRGLLADTIAEIEAIVATGDPVPRPVRGAARMAAAHIVHESRHVIGLLLEASGASAHFVDNPLQRIKRDVDVVAGHVVFDYDTSRELAGALRLGMKVSRTAMV
- a CDS encoding deazaflavin-dependent nitroreductase family protein; this translates as MAEDLRDQVTKMFQKNVMNPMMRLLPFQTLLETTGRKSGQPRRTPLGGRRVGNEFWFVSEFGEKSQYVKNIQADPAVRVRLNGKWHKGTAHIVADDDARERLRSLPQFNSFGVRTFGTNLLTIRVDLED